The Leptospira brenneri genome includes a window with the following:
- a CDS encoding chemotaxis protein CheX encodes MNSLSEIEKDSLCELFNISLGGAAKLMGEMISDEILLTVPSLQLITTEEAKNIEHLANQDVCTIEQKFVGGIGEGSAFLLFHKSSSLEIVRMMMKDYIALNEVSQFEKDALSEIGNIILNAILSNLAKLSNYKIETNVPEFFAGRYEDLIIQRNPQKDNSILLVFIDYKLKGKDIKGYIFFILNFDSIKNLSRVLIEKLKQ; translated from the coding sequence GAACTATTCAATATTAGTTTGGGTGGTGCTGCAAAATTAATGGGAGAAATGATTTCTGATGAAATTTTACTCACAGTCCCAAGCTTACAACTCATTACCACCGAAGAAGCAAAAAATATAGAACATCTTGCCAATCAAGATGTATGCACCATCGAACAAAAATTTGTTGGTGGAATTGGAGAAGGTTCCGCATTTCTATTATTTCACAAAAGCTCTAGTTTGGAAATAGTCAGAATGATGATGAAAGACTATATTGCTCTAAACGAGGTCTCTCAGTTCGAAAAAGATGCGTTAAGTGAAATTGGAAATATTATTCTCAATGCAATTTTGTCGAATTTGGCTAAACTTTCTAATTATAAAATAGAAACCAACGTCCCTGAATTTTTTGCGGGAAGATATGAAGACCTGATCATCCAAAGGAATCCCCAAAAAGACAACTCTATCTTACTCGTATTTATTGATTACAAACTTAAAGGTAAGGATATCAAAGGATATATTTTCTTTATTTTGAATTTTGATAGTATCAAAAATCTTTCTAGAGTACTCATTGAAAAGTTAAAACAGTGA